The Neospora caninum Liverpool complete genome, chromosome X genome includes a region encoding these proteins:
- a CDS encoding putative myosin heavy chain — MLRNDSTQDLQSILATASVACENCSFASPLRVAGTLRPGGLEGIRRARKDAPARHWGTQLQRSPNCVRIRSAHLVETVCAICQDQLWRIQRLCDERLQGFADKIRSVCGDIVGDEALTALQAASGYGKLANQRLKDVIEETVVRYKEKEINSYIRRVAALEASEEHLRRELEEKDIQANKSIERIVGSNNVGLRTIMREVHELQATSAHQGAEIARLSKDCEHYKKRYEQAMEESSQFHEDLLKASAKEAALEEKSRGLESQVSQLKCDLADTKTCLEESEKRRTAIDLRSQQLETRLEDYMDREAKKHQEIVQMMDKKMSIATLRISQYRDQRQKLINELRRGKQRTEQLDKHLQEKTRTVEELKCQVDVKDCELQQLRSVAEHEKTHLDVHLQQLTQEARAARAECAVKETALDETRKELNAVKALNQQLNQELECLRTDHEVREGELLCMRKALDHQKTQVDALLQERAQAIETHRAALEIKDGEVQQLRKRLDHQKTETEQELLKHQQEVESLRHANDLKEKETGHLRKLLEQQKRDWETDMRQKDHDIEIKQQELQRARETAEKKQVQLDATVQESEQKESVIAELRASVSELKRRCEELVSSHRFEVERVNEDFHRELTAKLREKEEEKDFDLRRKLEDAREEIRKSESEATEMQRRKAAADLKRMQTMIVTLTNQNRGLVKQCKLLASKLEESTGNIEKLKDALQVEKCKLLESSEKARDAGLLRQRVAVLERSVSDNKQQTQNLVVERNSLKEDRDRLDSEAQSLKRRCSALLENCDTLESRVAGLESEVVTCTQQLRERGNDISLLQEEIRARAEEAMIYKDNLKVIWSSVVEHLPVRERDQEEICVSQRMSPSAVRMVHALLSDAVDEACARAVDKIASVKYNNRFLASAPHNMHFAIATPPALFNCSADEKVKTAQAEAAQMKQEKLAEQRMRTSFEERLRAKEKEGAKLDIALALANEKLLASEQELCMYTASKTQMQEKLRTLEQALDEALKEKTVLTKRTEGLEQELAAIADSKSEIHSRLGMRENELVNICKERMEIEERLKSYERELDSLKTENARLEAKATANQRALLTERQKNEDMQALALELERKCRNTKKECEVLLEANKTNSANLMKQSARKFQSEMQALQLRHREELETREVESRRLLNSRIEQLAAETARQQERLMAEAEATRRDQQTEIQLLR, encoded by the exons ATGCTGAGAAATGACAGCACCCAGGATCTTCAGTCCATTCTCGCG ACTGCTTCAGTCGCCTGCGAAAATTGTTCCTTTGCCTCGCCGCTCAGGGTTGCAGGTACGCTTCGCCCGGGAGGACTGGAGGGGATCCGACGAGCCCGCAAGGATGCGCCGGCGCGTCACTGGGGAACCCAGCTGCAGCGCTCGCCGAACTGCGTCAGAATCAGAAG CGCGCACCTCGTCGAAACTGTTTGTGCAATTTGCCAGGATCAACTCTGGCGTATCCAGCGCCTTTGCGATGAGAGACTCCAGGGGTTTGCCGACAAAATCCGTTCCGTTTGCGGAGACATCGTCGGCGATGAAGCCCTTA CCGCGCTGCAGGCCGCTTCGGGCTACGGGAAACTTGCGAATCAGCGACTGAAAGACGTGATCGAAGAGACCGTCGTTCGGtacaaagaaaaggaaatcAACAGCTACATTCGACGCGTAGCGGCCTTGGAAGCAAGCGAGGAACATTTGCGGAGGGAATTAGAGGAGAAGGACATTCAAGCGAACAAATCCATCGAAAGGATCGTGGGGAGCAACAATGTCGGTTTGCGAACAATCATGCGAGAGGTCCACGAACTCCAGGCAACCTCAGCACACCAAGGAGCAGAGATCGCACGACTCTCGAAAGACTGCGAACACTACAAAAAGCG CTACGAGCAAGCGATGGAAGAGTCTAGTCAGTTCCATGAGGATCTGTTgaaggcgagcgcgaaggaggcggctCTAGAGGAGAAATCGCGAGGTCTCGAAAGTCAGGTTTCTCAGCTGAAATGCGATTTAGCCGACACAAAAACCTGTCTAGAGGAGAGTGAAAAGCGCAGGACAGCGATAGACTTGCGAAGCCAGCAGCTGGAGACAAGGCTAGAAGACTACATGGaccgcgaggcgaagaagcatCAAGAGATCGTTCAGATGATGGATAAAAAGATGAGCATTGCCACG CTTCGAATTTCTCAGTACCGCGATCAACGGCAGAAGTTGATAAACGAGTTGCGCCGAGGGAAGCAGCGCACCGAACAGTTGGACAAGCATCTccaggagaagacgcgaactGTCGAAGAACTCAAGTGCCAGGTTGACGTGAAGGACTGCGAACTGCAACAACTCCGATCTGTCGCGGAACACGAGAAGACTCATCTAGATGTCCATCTCCAGCAACTGACACAGGAAGCCCGTGCAGCTCGTGCAGAGTGCGCagtgaaggagacggcgctgGACGAAACGCGGAAGGAGTTGAACGCGGTGAAGGCGCTCAACCAGCAACTAAATCAGGAACTCGAGTGCCTTCGGACCGACCACGAAGTCCGGGAGGGCGAACtgctttgcatgcgcaagGCTCTGGATCACCAAAAGACCCAAGTTGACGCGCTGCTCCAGGAGCGCGCACAAGCGATCGAGACGCATCGCGCAGCGCTCGAAATAAAAGACGGCGAAGTTCAGCAGCTGCGGAAACGTTTGGATCaccagaaaacggagaccGAGCAGGAACTTCTGAAACACCAGCAAGAGGTTGAGAGCCTCAGACACGCGAACGAcctgaaagaaaaggagacgggtCACCTCCGGAAGCTCCTGGAGCAACAAAAACGCGACTGGGAAACCGACATGCGCCAGAAAGACCACGACATCGAGATAAAACAGCAGGAACTGCAGAgggccagagagacggcagagaagaaacaagtGCAACTTGACGCGACCGTGCAG GAGTCCGAGCAGAAGGAGAGCGTGATTGCCGAGTTGCGGGCCTCCGTTTCGGAGCTGAAACGAAGGTGCGAGGAACTTGTGAGCAGCCACCGTTTCGAGGTCGAGCGCGTGAACGAAGACTTTCACCGGGAGTTGACCGCGAAGctgagggagaaggaagaagagaaggacttCGATCTGCGGCGGAAACTGGAAGACGCGCG TGAAGAAATCCGAAAGTCGGAGTCTGAGGCGACGGAGATGCAGCGGCGCAAGGCTGCAGCCGACctcaagcgcatgcagacgatGATCGTCACCTTGACGAATCAGAATCGGGGTCTCGTGAAGCAGTGTAAATTGTTAGCTTCGAAGCTGGAAGAATCGACGGGTAACATCGAGAAGCTGAAGGACGCGCTGCAAGTGGAAAAATGCAAGCTGTTG GAAAGTtcggagaaagcgagagacgcaggcctgCTGCGTCAACGCGTCGCCGTTTTGGAGCGCAGTGTGAGTGACAACAAACAGCAGACCCAGAATCTTGTTGTCGAGAGGAATTCGCTGAAAGAAGACCGCGATCGCCTCGACAGCGAGGCACAGAGCCTCAAACGAAGGTGCTCTGCGCTCCTGGAAAACTGCGATACACTTGAAAGCCGTGTTGCTGGCCTCGAGAGCGAGGTCGTCACATGCACGCAACAGTTGAGGGAGCGTGGGAACGACATCAGTTTGCTGCAAGAAGAGATCCGCGCG CGTGCAGAGGAGGCGATGATTTACAAAGACAACTTGAAGGTCATCTGGTCCTCAGTCGTCGAGCACCTTCCagtcagagagagagatcaagaAGAAATTTGTGTCTCGCAAAGAATGTCGCCCTCAGCAGTCCGAAtggtgcatgcgcttctcAGCGATGCTGTAGATGAAGCGTGCGCGAGGGCTGTTGACAAAATTGCGTCTGT AAAGTACAACAACAgatttctcgcttctgccccCCACAACATGCATTTTGCGATTGCTACACCCCCTGCTTTGTTCAATTGCAGCGCCGATGAGAAGGTGAAGACAGCGCAGGC cgaggcagcgcaaATGAAACAGGAGAAGCTTGCGGAGCAGAGGATGCGCACGAGTTTTGAGGAGCGGCTTCGagcaaaggagaaagaaggtgCAAAACTGGATATCGCACTGGCCCTAGCGAATGAAAAGCTTCTCGCGAGTGAACAAGAATTGTGCATGTACACCGCATCGAAGACGCAAATGCAAGAGAAGCTACGAACTCTCGAACAGGCGCTCGATGAAGCactgaaagagaagacggtccTCACAAAGAGGACGGAGGGTCTCGAGCAAGAACTCGCTGCAATCGCGGATTCCAAATCCGAGATCCATTCGCGATTGGGAATGCGAGAAAACGAGCTCGTGAATATCTGCAAGGAACGCATGGAAATCGAGGAACGCCTAAAAAGCTACGAGAGAGAGCTCGATTCTCTCAAGACCG AGAACGCTCGACTGGAGGCAAAGGCGACAGCAAACCAGCGGGCTTTGTTgaccgagaggcagaagaatgAGGACATGCAAGCACTCGCCTTGGAGCTCGAGAGGAAATGTCGCAACACCAAG AAGGAGTGCGAAGTGCTGCTCGAGGCGAATAAAACGAACTCAGCCAACCTGATGAAGCAGTCAGCCCGCAAATTCCAGAGCGAGATGCAGGCTCTCCAGTTGAGGCACCGAGAGGAGCTGGAAACTCGCGAAGTTGAGAGCAGACGCCTCTTGAATTCGCG GATCGAACAGCTTGCCGCCGAAACTGCTCGCCAGCAGGAGAGGCTCATGGCTGAAGCTGAGGCGACAAGGCGAGATCAGCAAACGGAGATTCAACTCCTGAGGTAA